A DNA window from Comamonas sp. 26 contains the following coding sequences:
- a CDS encoding DUF333 domain-containing protein, which produces MKSLKVTLVDSVCQHCETNPYPGGKETDLNHDFMRSLQRPGICYIESMKKALGTIGAGLSTLAIGGCAQHEPAAPEAPMLSMANPALVYCAKLGGKTRIEKTTAGERGICVLHDVIAIGE; this is translated from the coding sequence ATGAAATCACTAAAAGTGACACTTGTTGACAGCGTTTGCCAGCATTGCGAGACAAATCCTTACCCCGGCGGCAAAGAAACTGATCTGAATCATGACTTTATGCGTTCGCTTCAGAGGCCAGGCATTTGCTACATTGAGTCCATGAAAAAAGCACTCGGAACCATAGGTGCAGGCCTTTCGACGTTAGCGATCGGCGGCTGCGCACAGCATGAGCCCGCAGCACCTGAGGCACCAATGCTTAGCATGGCAAACCCCGCCTTGGTGTACTGCGCCAAGCTGGGCGGAAAGACCCGCATTGAGAAAACTACGGCCGGAGAGCGCGGTATTTGTGTGCTACATGACGTCATAGCAATCGGCGAGTAG
- a CDS encoding diguanylate cyclase gives MHTSNEHIYVLMPSLSLLFLAGLLGVCWVTQRRQRFLLWLCSAYLLTAVSISIRSVLKLEVLSHYVVFVNALFLAGAWCMSKSFSERRRVVAHPLVALVLCAATLASLYYFALFEQNIIRRLHAFSIGVAMILLLPVPAALKKGLSRDWLDRALLWSYVSYAVFTMLRPTLVAFFGRHGLSDSMQANSTYWLTTLMSILLFGLLFTVLICAVTIRETVTQLRTERDMDALTQILNRRAFHEAAQQRLGDQRLYPMAILAGDIDHFKRINDTWGHDRGDEVLQLVSSILKRNVRSKDLVARFGGEEFVLLLTHLDLQGAEQVAQRIRQELSSEKQVLSQGAGLTLSFGITSIANANQLDGALKQADELLYSAKNAGRDRVHVEGRFYPDICFEYTLPTDEVLASAT, from the coding sequence ATGCATACGAGCAACGAGCACATCTATGTGCTGATGCCATCACTCTCCCTGCTTTTCCTGGCTGGTCTGCTGGGCGTCTGCTGGGTAACACAGCGTCGGCAGAGATTCTTACTTTGGCTTTGCTCCGCTTATCTGCTGACTGCAGTGTCTATCAGCATTCGCAGCGTGCTGAAGCTTGAGGTTCTCAGTCACTATGTAGTGTTCGTCAATGCATTGTTTCTGGCCGGTGCGTGGTGCATGTCCAAGAGTTTCTCGGAGCGTCGGCGGGTAGTAGCGCATCCCTTGGTGGCGCTTGTCTTGTGTGCAGCAACGCTGGCGTCGCTTTATTACTTCGCGCTGTTTGAGCAAAACATAATCAGACGCCTTCATGCATTCAGCATCGGCGTGGCTATGATTCTCCTGCTGCCAGTCCCAGCAGCCCTGAAAAAAGGTCTCTCCAGGGACTGGCTGGATCGGGCTTTGCTGTGGTCCTACGTGTCTTATGCAGTCTTCACCATGCTGCGCCCCACCCTGGTTGCATTTTTTGGGCGGCACGGGCTCAGCGATTCCATGCAGGCCAATTCGACTTACTGGCTGACGACGCTGATGAGCATTCTGTTATTCGGATTGCTCTTCACGGTTCTGATCTGTGCAGTCACCATCAGGGAGACTGTCACTCAGCTGCGCACGGAACGCGACATGGACGCGCTGACCCAGATTCTGAATAGGCGGGCATTTCATGAAGCTGCACAGCAGCGGCTGGGTGACCAGCGCCTGTACCCCATGGCAATTCTGGCGGGCGATATTGATCACTTCAAACGCATCAACGATACGTGGGGCCATGATCGGGGAGATGAAGTACTGCAGCTTGTGTCGAGCATCCTCAAGCGCAATGTGCGCAGCAAGGACCTAGTTGCCCGCTTCGGCGGCGAAGAGTTCGTGCTTCTCTTGACGCATCTGGATTTGCAAGGCGCCGAGCAAGTTGCGCAACGCATTCGCCAGGAGCTTAGCAGTGAAAAACAAGTTCTCAGTCAAGGGGCTGGCTTGACGCTGAGCTTTGGAATTACGTCCATCGCCAATGCAAACCAGCTAGACGGTGCGTTGAAGCAGGCCGACGAACTCCTGTACAGCGCCAAGAATGCTGGTCGTGATCGCGTACATGTAGAAGGCCGCTTCTACCCAGACATTTGTTTTGAGTACACCCTGCCTACAGATGAGGTGCTAGCCTCGGCGACATGA
- a CDS encoding tyrosine-type recombinase/integrase: MSCVCGQESEGGEICALHASHIENDEGFLWATLLKSQTKNKKRDRATDFRIPLVVRAAEVVRRRLQESPEGYLFLGKHASGHIQQTNVQTQVHSKQPYSRTRPDWERERLTVTHWLPHDLRRTARTLLARLSCPEDVGEAVLGHMIPGVAGIYNRHKYDSEKLQWLQTLAKRLFHCSACWDKKWSQWFEQLNPVPKRGPRDYAACIGANGNAAKYTSSGVAWCTYFAIPQRAARTLS; this comes from the coding sequence ATGTCCTGTGTATGTGGACAGGAGTCCGAGGGGGGCGAGATCTGCGCATTGCACGCAAGCCATATTGAAAATGATGAAGGCTTCTTGTGGGCGACTCTGCTAAAGAGTCAGACGAAGAACAAGAAGCGGGACAGGGCGACGGATTTTCGTATCCCTCTTGTCGTCCGTGCGGCAGAAGTTGTGCGGCGGCGACTTCAGGAGAGTCCGGAAGGATATTTATTCCTAGGAAAGCATGCTTCTGGGCATATCCAGCAGACCAATGTGCAGACACAGGTCCATTCCAAACAGCCATACAGCAGGACCCGCCCAGACTGGGAGCGTGAGCGCTTGACAGTGACTCATTGGTTGCCGCATGACCTGCGCCGCACTGCGCGAACACTTTTGGCCCGCCTGAGCTGCCCGGAAGACGTGGGAGAGGCTGTCCTTGGACATATGATTCCGGGCGTGGCGGGCATCTACAACCGGCACAAATATGATTCGGAGAAGCTGCAATGGCTCCAGACTCTGGCAAAGAGGCTGTTCCATTGTTCAGCCTGCTGGGACAAGAAGTGGTCCCAGTGGTTTGAGCAACTCAACCCAGTGCCTAAGCGAGGTCCTCGGGACTATGCAGCTTGCATTGGTGCAAACGGCAATGCTGCAAAGTACACCTCATCAGGGGTGGCTTGGTGCACGTATTTCGCAATTCCACAGCGTGCGGCACGCACGCTGTCATAG
- a CDS encoding D-2-hydroxyacid dehydrogenase family protein, with product MNIVILDDYQDAVRKLDCAKLLDTFNAKVYTNTIKGVGQLSVRLRDADVIVLIRERTQISRQLLEKLPRLKLIAQTGKAGAHIDVQACTERGVAIAEGVGSPVAPAELTWALIMASMRRLPQYVANLKHGAWQQSGLKAASMPPNFGLGSVLRGRMLGLWGYGRIGQLVAGYGKAFGMQVCVWGSEASRKKAEADGFLSAPSKEAFFEQCDVISLHLRLHEATRSAVTSQDLARMKPTALFVNTSRAELVEPEALLCALNRGRPGLAAIDVFESEPILQGHALLRLENCICTPHIGYVEQDSYELYFRAAFENVVNFVNGQPTNILNPEIFSGPIRLNR from the coding sequence GTGAATATAGTTATTCTGGACGATTACCAAGATGCAGTCCGCAAGCTCGATTGCGCCAAGTTGCTGGACACCTTCAACGCCAAGGTCTACACCAACACGATCAAGGGCGTGGGCCAACTTTCCGTGCGTCTGCGCGATGCCGATGTAATTGTCCTGATTCGTGAGCGTACCCAAATCTCCCGCCAATTGCTCGAAAAGCTTCCACGCCTGAAGCTGATTGCCCAGACAGGCAAGGCCGGCGCGCACATCGATGTGCAGGCCTGCACCGAGCGCGGCGTGGCGATTGCCGAAGGGGTGGGCTCCCCGGTTGCCCCGGCAGAGCTGACTTGGGCTTTGATCATGGCGTCCATGCGCCGCCTTCCGCAGTACGTCGCCAACCTTAAGCACGGTGCATGGCAGCAGTCCGGCCTCAAGGCCGCATCCATGCCGCCAAATTTTGGACTGGGCTCCGTGCTGCGCGGGCGCATGCTGGGTCTTTGGGGCTATGGACGTATTGGCCAGCTGGTGGCAGGCTATGGCAAGGCTTTTGGCATGCAGGTTTGCGTCTGGGGTAGCGAGGCTTCGCGCAAAAAAGCCGAAGCCGATGGTTTTCTGTCCGCCCCAAGCAAGGAAGCATTTTTTGAGCAATGCGATGTGATCTCGCTTCACCTTCGCCTTCATGAGGCCACGCGCAGTGCGGTGACTTCGCAAGACCTGGCACGCATGAAGCCCACGGCCTTGTTCGTCAACACCTCGCGCGCTGAACTGGTCGAGCCAGAGGCCCTGCTTTGTGCGCTGAACCGTGGCCGCCCAGGCCTGGCTGCGATTGACGTGTTCGAGAGCGAACCCATTTTGCAGGGACATGCTTTGCTGCGACTGGAGAATTGCATTTGCACGCCCCACATTGGTTATGTAGAGCAGGACAGCTATGAGCTGTATTTCCGCGCAGCTTTTGAGAACGTGGTGAACTTTGTTAATGGACAGCCCACCAACATTCTGAACCCGGAAATTTTCAGCGGCCCGATTCGACTGAACCGCTAA
- a CDS encoding DNA polymerase III subunit chi, with protein sequence MTEIAFHFNAPDKLGYVCRFARKALRHGARLVVVGDASMLSRLSTRLWSVSATDFLAHAAAADGGALLAVSPIVLAAQLQDLPHHEVLINLTAQVLEGFERFERVVEIVSSSDEMDRHEARTRWRDYEARGFSIVRHDLNLKG encoded by the coding sequence GTGACAGAAATTGCCTTTCATTTCAATGCTCCAGATAAGCTGGGCTACGTGTGCCGATTTGCGCGCAAGGCCTTGCGCCATGGTGCTCGTCTGGTCGTCGTGGGAGATGCCTCTATGCTGAGTCGGCTGTCAACGCGGCTCTGGAGCGTATCGGCCACGGACTTTCTGGCTCATGCCGCCGCTGCTGATGGTGGAGCGCTTCTGGCGGTATCGCCCATCGTACTGGCCGCGCAGTTGCAGGATCTGCCGCACCACGAGGTGCTGATCAACCTCACGGCGCAGGTGCTGGAGGGTTTTGAGCGCTTTGAGCGTGTGGTGGAAATCGTCTCGTCCAGCGATGAAATGGACCGCCATGAGGCCCGCACGCGCTGGCGTGATTACGAAGCGCGTGGTTTTTCCATCGTTCGGCATGATCTGAATCTCAAGGGCTAG
- a CDS encoding leucyl aminopeptidase has protein sequence MNFELKALTAAAAAREKCDLLLVLVSEHAALGSDALGAMAAHAVKQGDFALSCGKQLALYQVPAIAARRVVLLGVGAGTVKDVRNALASCASALKSEGVTKAVVSLTFEVNAQIVAAAVQAVADATYIYTHTKSQAKPIGLAKVVLGVTSKNAAVASAFETAIAQQEGVAVAREWANRPANHSTPTMLANAAKSIARAARMSCKIHGPVEVAKLGMGAFMAVAQGSREPLRFIELHYNGAAKTEAPIVLVGKGITFDTGGISLKPAAEMDEMKYDMGGAASVLGVFQSLAKLQPAINVVGLIPACENMPDGAAVKPGDVVTSMSGQTIEILNTDAEGRLVLCDVLHYAARFKPTALVDMATLTGACVIALGSLRSGLFSTNDELAAALQSAGDAALDPCWRMPLDDEYADGLKSNFADMGNVAGRAGGAVTAAKFLQKFVGNIPWAHLDIAGTAWKSGAAKGATGRPVGLLVQYLLNQAQAHRTVQPAKTAARKSAAKPATSRRTTAKASA, from the coding sequence ATGAACTTTGAACTGAAGGCTCTGACCGCTGCTGCAGCAGCACGGGAAAAATGTGACCTGCTGCTGGTGCTGGTTTCCGAGCACGCTGCGCTGGGCAGCGATGCGCTGGGAGCCATGGCAGCCCACGCCGTCAAACAGGGTGATTTTGCCCTGTCTTGCGGCAAGCAACTGGCTTTGTACCAAGTGCCCGCGATTGCAGCGCGCCGCGTGGTGCTGCTGGGTGTGGGTGCCGGTACGGTCAAGGATGTGCGCAATGCACTGGCTAGCTGCGCTTCCGCACTCAAGTCTGAGGGCGTCACCAAGGCCGTTGTGAGTCTGACGTTCGAGGTCAATGCGCAGATCGTTGCTGCTGCCGTGCAGGCCGTGGCAGATGCAACCTATATTTATACCCATACCAAATCGCAGGCCAAGCCCATCGGTCTGGCCAAGGTGGTGTTGGGTGTCACCTCTAAAAATGCAGCCGTGGCTTCTGCTTTTGAGACTGCCATTGCTCAGCAAGAAGGCGTGGCTGTGGCGCGTGAATGGGCCAATCGCCCTGCCAACCATTCAACCCCCACGATGCTGGCCAATGCAGCCAAGAGCATTGCCAGGGCAGCGCGCATGAGCTGCAAGATTCATGGCCCGGTGGAAGTTGCCAAGCTGGGCATGGGTGCTTTCATGGCCGTAGCTCAGGGCTCGCGTGAGCCGCTGCGCTTTATCGAGCTGCACTACAACGGCGCGGCCAAGACCGAAGCGCCTATTGTGCTGGTGGGCAAGGGCATTACGTTTGATACTGGTGGTATCTCGCTCAAGCCTGCTGCCGAGATGGACGAGATGAAGTACGACATGGGCGGCGCTGCCAGCGTGCTCGGCGTGTTCCAGTCTCTGGCCAAGCTGCAGCCCGCCATTAATGTCGTCGGCCTGATTCCTGCCTGCGAAAACATGCCAGACGGCGCAGCCGTTAAACCCGGCGATGTGGTCACAAGCATGAGCGGTCAGACCATTGAAATTCTTAACACCGACGCCGAAGGCCGTCTGGTTTTGTGCGATGTGCTGCACTATGCCGCCCGCTTCAAACCTACGGCGCTGGTGGATATGGCCACGTTGACAGGTGCTTGCGTGATTGCGCTGGGCAGTCTGCGCAGCGGCCTGTTCTCTACCAATGATGAGCTGGCTGCTGCGCTGCAAAGCGCTGGTGATGCGGCGCTGGATCCCTGCTGGCGCATGCCGCTGGACGATGAGTACGCAGACGGCCTCAAGAGCAATTTTGCTGACATGGGCAACGTGGCCGGCCGCGCTGGGGGGGCGGTAACTGCTGCCAAGTTCTTGCAGAAGTTTGTGGGCAACATTCCCTGGGCGCATCTGGACATTGCTGGCACCGCCTGGAAAAGTGGCGCAGCCAAGGGGGCAACTGGCCGTCCCGTGGGCTTGCTGGTTCAATATCTGCTGAATCAGGCCCAAGCCCATCGTACGGTACAACCAGCCAAGACTGCTGCACGCAAGAGTGCCGCAAAACCAGCGACCTCGCGTCGCACTACAGCCAAGGCATCGGCTTAA
- the lptF gene encoding LPS export ABC transporter permease LptF → MLFDSSIRKELARSFGATAVVLITVVMTMMLIRTLGQAYKGSVSPSDVMLVMGFTVLGQLPTILGLSLFVAIVGSLSRMYRDSEMVIWFAAGQGLASLLRPLLRFAWPVILITAVLALGVLPWSYQQIEQIKTQFQQRSDLDRIAPGEFQESAGGTRVFFVDKESPSDMAASNVFVVSRDPGKESVTSAKGAHIATVKGQRMVILEDGQRMETRTDDGSVRVTDFKEYGVKVDNDNPVTMQEIAARSMPTKELLGRDEPIARSVLAWRLGLPFAALNFVILGLAISSVNPRAGNSTSLMIALFAFIVYYNLMTLGESWVSADKIGMWGILGLLHGSILVCSTLVLLARHFRWSPRDLLHRAHARQEAAR, encoded by the coding sequence ATGTTATTCGATTCATCCATACGCAAAGAGCTGGCTCGCAGCTTTGGTGCGACGGCTGTGGTCCTGATCACTGTGGTGATGACCATGATGCTGATTCGCACGCTCGGTCAGGCTTACAAGGGCAGTGTCAGCCCTTCCGACGTGATGCTGGTCATGGGTTTCACCGTGCTCGGGCAACTCCCTACCATTCTGGGTCTGAGCCTGTTTGTGGCCATTGTGGGCTCACTATCGCGCATGTATCGCGACAGCGAGATGGTCATCTGGTTTGCCGCAGGCCAAGGTCTGGCCAGCCTGCTGCGCCCCTTGCTGCGCTTTGCCTGGCCCGTGATTCTGATCACAGCCGTACTTGCTCTTGGCGTTCTGCCCTGGTCTTATCAGCAAATTGAGCAGATTAAGACCCAATTTCAGCAGCGCAGCGACTTGGATCGCATCGCACCCGGTGAGTTTCAGGAGTCCGCTGGCGGCACGCGCGTGTTCTTTGTGGACAAGGAATCCCCATCGGACATGGCAGCCAGCAACGTCTTTGTGGTCTCGCGTGACCCCGGCAAGGAATCCGTGACATCCGCCAAAGGCGCGCACATTGCTACCGTCAAAGGCCAGCGCATGGTCATTCTGGAAGACGGCCAGCGCATGGAAACCCGTACCGACGATGGCTCGGTTCGCGTGACTGACTTCAAGGAATACGGCGTCAAGGTGGACAACGACAACCCCGTGACCATGCAAGAAATAGCAGCACGCAGCATGCCCACCAAGGAACTGCTGGGCCGCGATGAGCCGATTGCACGCTCGGTGCTGGCATGGCGACTGGGCCTGCCTTTTGCCGCGCTGAACTTTGTCATTCTGGGCCTCGCCATCTCCAGCGTAAACCCACGCGCTGGCAACAGCACCAGCCTGATGATTGCCCTGTTTGCCTTCATCGTTTACTACAACCTCATGACGCTGGGCGAAAGCTGGGTCAGCGCCGACAAAATTGGCATGTGGGGCATTCTTGGCCTGCTGCACGGAAGCATTCTGGTCTGTAGCACCCTCGTGCTGCTGGCACGCCATTTCCGCTGGTCGCCACGCGATCTACTGCACCGCGCCCATGCTCGCCAGGAGGCTGCACGATGA
- the lptG gene encoding LPS export ABC transporter permease LptG: MKVLRNLIYREVIQAVLYVTLAFLALFFFFDLVDEMRWVGSGNAGYTTTHALLLVALAIPGHLYELMPIAVLIGAIFVMAKFAQSSEFTIMRTSGMGPWLALRTLLVLGMSFVVLTVAVGDYIAPAADNISQKLRVLGKGQISSGATGAWLKEKQGKHSVAINVGAIKKPGEFVNVRIFEFDANGRIAAQINAQSAQVDEENDQWTLQGVQATQVTQDGDNTKMTRSNEESMNWPTKVTASMVSGALLKPDRMTTVALFQFIQHLQDNGQAAQKYEIEFWRKVFYPLSCLVMVVLALPFAYLHFRSGGITAYVFGGVMAGISFFLLNNVFGYIGTLQSWWPWLAAAAPGMLYTALSLSAFGWLVLRR, encoded by the coding sequence ATGAAAGTTCTTCGCAATCTGATCTACCGCGAAGTCATTCAGGCAGTGCTCTATGTCACGCTGGCCTTTCTTGCGCTGTTCTTTTTCTTTGACCTGGTCGATGAAATGCGCTGGGTGGGCAGTGGCAACGCTGGCTACACCACCACACATGCCCTGCTGTTGGTGGCACTTGCCATTCCCGGCCACCTTTACGAGCTGATGCCCATTGCCGTGCTGATTGGTGCCATTTTTGTGATGGCCAAGTTTGCGCAAAGCTCGGAGTTCACCATCATGCGAACCAGTGGCATGGGTCCCTGGCTTGCTCTGCGCACGCTGCTGGTGCTGGGCATGAGCTTTGTGGTTCTCACTGTGGCGGTGGGCGACTATATCGCCCCGGCTGCTGACAACATCAGTCAGAAATTGCGCGTTCTTGGTAAAGGCCAGATTTCTAGCGGAGCAACCGGTGCCTGGCTCAAAGAAAAGCAAGGCAAGCACTCTGTCGCCATCAATGTCGGTGCCATTAAAAAGCCTGGCGAATTTGTGAACGTGCGCATCTTCGAGTTTGATGCCAACGGCCGCATCGCCGCGCAAATCAATGCCCAGTCCGCACAGGTGGACGAGGAAAACGATCAGTGGACGCTGCAAGGCGTGCAGGCCACCCAGGTCACACAAGACGGAGATAACACCAAGATGACTCGCAGCAATGAAGAGAGCATGAACTGGCCTACCAAGGTCACGGCGTCCATGGTCTCTGGTGCCCTGCTCAAGCCTGATCGCATGACCACGGTTGCGCTGTTTCAGTTTATTCAACACTTGCAGGACAACGGTCAGGCTGCACAAAAGTACGAAATTGAGTTCTGGCGCAAGGTCTTCTACCCACTCAGTTGCCTTGTGATGGTGGTACTGGCGCTGCCCTTTGCCTATCTGCACTTCCGCTCGGGCGGCATCACGGCTTATGTGTTTGGCGGCGTGATGGCGGGCATCAGCTTCTTCCTACTCAACAACGTGTTTGGCTATATCGGCACGTTGCAATCGTGGTGGCCATGGCTGGCGGCGGCAGCGCCGGGCATGCTTTATACGGCGCTATCTCTCTCAGCCTTTGGCTGGCTGGTACTCAGGCGCTAA
- a CDS encoding sirohydrochlorin chelatase: MSGDKLSPSNRAGMILLAHGSRDPLWRQPIEAVLLAVQASQPDLPCACAYLDACAPDLPTAANTLIAQGINRITVLPLFLGTGKHAREDIPRLLNELRLQHPACQFDLQTAAGENPRVTALLAQLAIEAIAPQSDNSGSNIQNLDKK, from the coding sequence ATGTCAGGCGATAAGCTCTCTCCATCAAACCGGGCTGGCATGATCTTGCTGGCCCATGGCTCCAGAGACCCACTCTGGCGCCAGCCGATTGAGGCCGTGCTGCTCGCAGTTCAGGCCAGCCAACCCGATCTGCCCTGCGCCTGCGCCTATCTCGATGCCTGTGCACCCGACCTGCCTACTGCCGCCAACACGCTGATCGCGCAAGGCATCAACCGGATTACGGTGCTCCCCCTGTTTCTCGGCACAGGCAAACATGCCCGTGAAGACATTCCGCGCCTGCTGAACGAATTGCGACTGCAGCACCCCGCTTGCCAATTCGATCTGCAAACCGCTGCAGGCGAGAACCCCAGAGTCACGGCGCTGCTGGCCCAGCTAGCCATTGAAGCGATTGCGCCTCAAAGTGACAATTCAGGTTCAAACATACAGAATTTAGATAAAAAATAG
- a CDS encoding CysB family HTH-type transcriptional regulator yields the protein MNLHQFRFVQEAARRNLNLTEAAKALHTSQPGVSKAIIELEEELGIDIFARHGKRLKRITEPGQEVLKSIELIMREVGNLKRIGEQYSAQDSGTLSIATTHTQARYVLPPAVARLREQYPKVTISLHQATPAEVARMVIDEVAEIGMATESLADYPELVTLPCYEWQHVLVFPTGHPLAQKERITLEDIAQEALITYHPSFTGRGKIDRAFEMRRLHPRIVLEAIDSDVIKTYVRLGLGIGIVAEMAMRDDPVNDLVVRPVGHLFGTSVARVAIKRGAYLRNFVYKFAELLSDRLSRDLIIRAMNGSVDDFGL from the coding sequence ATGAACCTGCATCAATTCCGCTTCGTTCAAGAAGCCGCCCGCCGCAATCTCAACCTGACAGAGGCGGCCAAGGCCCTTCACACCTCTCAGCCAGGTGTCTCCAAAGCCATCATCGAGCTTGAAGAAGAGCTGGGCATTGACATCTTTGCCCGCCATGGCAAGCGCCTCAAGCGCATCACCGAGCCGGGTCAGGAAGTCCTCAAAAGCATTGAACTCATCATGCGCGAAGTGGGCAACCTCAAGCGCATCGGCGAGCAGTACAGCGCGCAAGACAGCGGCACACTCAGCATTGCCACTACCCACACTCAGGCGCGTTATGTGCTGCCCCCGGCAGTGGCCCGCCTGCGTGAGCAATATCCAAAAGTCACCATCAGCCTGCACCAGGCCACGCCTGCAGAAGTAGCACGCATGGTGATCGACGAGGTCGCCGAAATTGGCATGGCAACCGAATCGCTGGCCGATTACCCCGAGCTGGTCACTCTGCCCTGCTATGAATGGCAGCATGTTCTGGTGTTTCCCACAGGCCACCCACTGGCCCAAAAAGAGCGCATCACGCTGGAAGACATTGCGCAGGAAGCGCTGATCACCTACCACCCGTCCTTCACCGGTCGCGGCAAGATTGACCGCGCCTTTGAAATGCGTCGCCTGCACCCGCGCATCGTGCTGGAAGCCATTGACTCTGACGTCATCAAGACCTATGTGCGCCTGGGTCTGGGCATCGGTATCGTGGCTGAAATGGCCATGCGCGATGATCCCGTCAACGACCTCGTCGTGCGCCCCGTCGGCCATCTGTTCGGCACCAGCGTAGCCCGCGTGGCCATCAAGCGCGGCGCATACTTGCGCAACTTCGTCTACAAGTTTGCCGAACTGCTCAGCGATCGCCTCTCGCGCGACCTCATCATCCGCGCCATGAATGGCAGCGTGGACGACTTCGGACTGTAA
- a CDS encoding pyridoxal phosphate-dependent aminotransferase: protein MHCKTTVTPTFPSKLPNVGTTIFTVMSALAAEHKAVNLGQGFPDFGCDPKLLDAVNDAMRAGHNQYPPMTGWPALREAVASKIEALHARRYDAGSEITITAGATQAILTIILATVHAGDEVIVLDPCYDSYVPNIEMAGGVPVRVPLTPGSFRPDFDKIAAAITPRTRLLIINSPHNPSATIWTDAEMRQLEALLAPTNVLLISDEVYEHMVYDGAQHLSSARYPGLAERAFIVSSFGKTFHVTGWKVGTVAAPAALTSEFRKVHQFNVFTVNTPMQAGLAQYMQDPAPYMNLSAFYQAKRDLFLNGLQGSRLKLLPTAGTYFLCADISSVSDLNEAEFCQWLVKEVGVAAIPLSAFYGDGFDQRVVRFCFAKKDETLIEAAARLRKL, encoded by the coding sequence CTGCACTGCAAGACTACCGTGACCCCGACCTTTCCCAGCAAGCTGCCCAATGTGGGCACCACCATCTTCACTGTCATGTCGGCGCTGGCCGCCGAGCACAAGGCCGTCAACCTCGGTCAGGGCTTTCCGGACTTTGGCTGCGACCCAAAGTTGCTTGACGCCGTGAACGACGCCATGCGCGCAGGCCACAACCAGTACCCGCCCATGACAGGCTGGCCTGCGCTGCGCGAAGCCGTTGCTTCAAAAATTGAAGCACTGCACGCTCGCCGCTACGACGCTGGCAGCGAAATCACCATTACCGCCGGTGCCACGCAGGCCATCCTCACCATCATTCTGGCCACCGTCCATGCAGGTGATGAAGTCATCGTGCTCGACCCCTGCTACGACAGCTACGTGCCCAATATCGAAATGGCTGGCGGTGTGCCTGTACGCGTGCCTCTCACGCCAGGCAGTTTCCGCCCGGACTTCGACAAGATCGCTGCCGCCATCACGCCGCGCACGCGCCTCTTGATCATCAACAGCCCGCACAACCCCAGCGCCACCATCTGGACTGATGCGGAGATGCGCCAGCTGGAAGCACTGCTCGCCCCGACCAATGTGCTTCTCATCAGCGACGAGGTGTATGAGCACATGGTTTACGACGGTGCCCAGCACCTGAGCAGCGCCCGCTACCCGGGCCTGGCAGAGCGCGCTTTTATCGTCTCCAGCTTTGGCAAGACCTTCCACGTCACCGGCTGGAAAGTTGGCACCGTGGCGGCCCCCGCTGCGCTGACATCCGAGTTTCGCAAAGTCCACCAGTTCAACGTATTCACGGTGAACACGCCCATGCAGGCTGGTCTGGCGCAATACATGCAAGACCCCGCGCCTTACATGAACCTCTCGGCCTTTTACCAAGCCAAGCGCGACCTGTTCCTGAATGGCCTGCAAGGCTCACGCCTGAAGCTATTGCCCACCGCTGGCACATACTTCCTCTGTGCCGATATTTCCTCGGTCTCTGACCTCAACGAAGCCGAGTTCTGCCAGTGGCTGGTCAAAGAAGTCGGCGTCGCCGCCATTCCGCTGTCGGCCTTCTACGGCGACGGTTTCGATCAGCGTGTGGTGCGTTTCTGCTTCGCCAAAAAGGATGAAACCTTGATCGAAGCAGCAGCCAGACTGCGCAAGCTGTAA